A region of Solanum dulcamara chromosome 7, daSolDulc1.2, whole genome shotgun sequence DNA encodes the following proteins:
- the LOC129894328 gene encoding 4-hydroxy-tetrahydrodipicolinate synthase, chloroplastic-like isoform X2, which produces MSSSITSCCHFYVESAGTTKRRNAIWKSPRAAVIPSFHLPMRSNEVKNRTFADDIKALRLITAIKTPYLPDGRFDLEAYDALVNLQIENGVEGVIVGGTTGEGQLMTWDEHIMLIGHTINCFGGSIKVIGNTGSNSTSEAIHATEQGFAVGMHAALHINPYYGKTSIEGLISHFNSVLPMGPTIIYNVPSRTGQDIPPRVIQTLAKSPNLAGVKECVGNDRVEQYTSNGLVVWSGNDDECHDSRWYHGATGVISVTGNLVPGLMRELMFGGKNPVLNSKLMPLVEWLFHEPNPIALNTALAQLGIVRPVFRLPYVPLTKAKREAFVKIVGEIGRENFIGEKDVHVLDDNDFFLVGRY; this is translated from the exons ATGTCATCCTCAATTACAAGTTGCTGCCATTTCTACGTTGAATCTGCCGGAACTACAAAGAG GAGAAATGCAATATGGAAGTCGCCAAGAGCAGCAGTAATTCCAAGTTTCCACCTTCCAATGCGCAGTAATGAAGTTAAAAATAG GACGTTTGCCGACGACATAAAAGCACTTCGATTGATTACTGCAATCAAAACTCCATATCTACCAGATGGAAGATTCGATCTTGAGGCTTATGACGCCTTAGTAAATTTGCAAATCGAAAATGGCGTCGAGGGTGTGATTGTTGGTGGCACTACAGGTGAAGGTCAATTGATGACCTGGGATGAACACATCATGCTCATTGGTCACACAATCAATTGTTTTGGTGGATCAATCAAAGTCATTGGAAACACAGGAAGCAACTCCACGAGTGAAGCAATCCATGCGACAGAACAAGGATTTGCTGTAGGTATGCATGCAGCTCTTCACATTAATCCCTATTATGGGAAGACCTCCATAGAGGGTTTGATTTCTCACTTTAACAGTGTACTCCCTATGGGCCCTACTATCATTTATAATGTGCCATCACGAACTGGTCAAGACATTCCCCCACGTGTAATACAGACATTAGCAAAGAGCCCTAACCTTGCTGGTGTCAAAGAGTGTGTTGGAAATGATAGAGTGGAGCAGTATACAAGTAATGGTTTGGTCGTGTGGAGTGGGAATGATGATGAATGCCATGACTCAAGGTGGTATCATGGTGCTACAGGAGTTATTTCTGTCACCGGCAACTTGGTTCCTGGTCTGATGCGTGAACTTATGTTTGGAGGAAAGAACCCTGTTTTGAACTCAAAGCTAATGCCATTGGTTGAATGGTTGTTTCATGAGCCAAACCCCATTGCTCTGAATACAGCTTTAGCTCAACTCGGAATTGTGAGGCCTGTCTTTCGCCTTCCCTATGTTCCACTTACAAAGGCTAAGAGAGAGGCGTTTGTGAAGATTGTTGGGGAAATTGGACGGGAAAACTTTATTGGGGAAAAAGATGTTCATGTTTTGGAtgataatgatttttttttagttgGTAGGTATTAG
- the LOC129894328 gene encoding 4-hydroxy-tetrahydrodipicolinate synthase, chloroplastic-like isoform X1 has protein sequence MSSSITSCCHFYVESAGTTKSRRNAIWKSPRAAVIPSFHLPMRSNEVKNRTFADDIKALRLITAIKTPYLPDGRFDLEAYDALVNLQIENGVEGVIVGGTTGEGQLMTWDEHIMLIGHTINCFGGSIKVIGNTGSNSTSEAIHATEQGFAVGMHAALHINPYYGKTSIEGLISHFNSVLPMGPTIIYNVPSRTGQDIPPRVIQTLAKSPNLAGVKECVGNDRVEQYTSNGLVVWSGNDDECHDSRWYHGATGVISVTGNLVPGLMRELMFGGKNPVLNSKLMPLVEWLFHEPNPIALNTALAQLGIVRPVFRLPYVPLTKAKREAFVKIVGEIGRENFIGEKDVHVLDDNDFFLVGRY, from the exons ATGTCATCCTCAATTACAAGTTGCTGCCATTTCTACGTTGAATCTGCCGGAACTACAAAGAG TAGGAGAAATGCAATATGGAAGTCGCCAAGAGCAGCAGTAATTCCAAGTTTCCACCTTCCAATGCGCAGTAATGAAGTTAAAAATAG GACGTTTGCCGACGACATAAAAGCACTTCGATTGATTACTGCAATCAAAACTCCATATCTACCAGATGGAAGATTCGATCTTGAGGCTTATGACGCCTTAGTAAATTTGCAAATCGAAAATGGCGTCGAGGGTGTGATTGTTGGTGGCACTACAGGTGAAGGTCAATTGATGACCTGGGATGAACACATCATGCTCATTGGTCACACAATCAATTGTTTTGGTGGATCAATCAAAGTCATTGGAAACACAGGAAGCAACTCCACGAGTGAAGCAATCCATGCGACAGAACAAGGATTTGCTGTAGGTATGCATGCAGCTCTTCACATTAATCCCTATTATGGGAAGACCTCCATAGAGGGTTTGATTTCTCACTTTAACAGTGTACTCCCTATGGGCCCTACTATCATTTATAATGTGCCATCACGAACTGGTCAAGACATTCCCCCACGTGTAATACAGACATTAGCAAAGAGCCCTAACCTTGCTGGTGTCAAAGAGTGTGTTGGAAATGATAGAGTGGAGCAGTATACAAGTAATGGTTTGGTCGTGTGGAGTGGGAATGATGATGAATGCCATGACTCAAGGTGGTATCATGGTGCTACAGGAGTTATTTCTGTCACCGGCAACTTGGTTCCTGGTCTGATGCGTGAACTTATGTTTGGAGGAAAGAACCCTGTTTTGAACTCAAAGCTAATGCCATTGGTTGAATGGTTGTTTCATGAGCCAAACCCCATTGCTCTGAATACAGCTTTAGCTCAACTCGGAATTGTGAGGCCTGTCTTTCGCCTTCCCTATGTTCCACTTACAAAGGCTAAGAGAGAGGCGTTTGTGAAGATTGTTGGGGAAATTGGACGGGAAAACTTTATTGGGGAAAAAGATGTTCATGTTTTGGAtgataatgatttttttttagttgGTAGGTATTAG